The Amycolatopsis coloradensis sequence GCTCAGTCACGGCGAGCCGACCTGGTTCGTGCGCGGCAAGAAGACGTTCGTCATGTACGCGGACCGTCATCACGACGACAAGGTCGCCTTCTGGTGCCCGGCGCCGCCCGGGGCACAGGAGGAACTGGTGGGCGCCGAGCCGGAGCGGTTCTTCCGGCCGCCGTATGTCGGCCATCGGGGGTGGCTCGGGGTACGGCTGGACGTGGACGTCGACTGGACCGAAATCGAGCGGATCGTCGTCGACGCGTATTGCCTCGTGGCGCCGAAATCCCTGATCGCGCAGGTCCCCGGACGCACGTAATGGCCCCTCCACCGGAAGGGGCCACTACGTGCGGATTCAACCTCGTTGTGATCGGACGCCCAGAAGGACGTCTTCCCAGGATGGAACGATGGGGTGGTTCTTCTTCCCCTTCGCCCGTGGAGCGGGTTCGGCCACTTCCTCCGGCTCGTCAGCCGGAAGTGGTGGCTCGGCCTCTTCTTCGGGCTCCGCGATCGGCGCGCCGATCACCTTCGCGACCGGCTCTTCGGGGGCCGAATCGAGGGTGGGCTGGACGACCGCTTCCTTGCCGGGGTCCAGCGCCCGAACCGTGCGCGGGGCGCGGTAGGCGTTGGGGTTGAGCAGGACTTCGGCGTTCTCGTCGAGGGCTTGCACGGTGCCGCCGTGTGCGCC is a genomic window containing:
- a CDS encoding MmcQ/YjbR family DNA-binding protein, translating into MAGDPLDSLRRLCLALPEASERLSHGEPTWFVRGKKTFVMYADRHHDDKVAFWCPAPPGAQEELVGAEPERFFRPPYVGHRGWLGVRLDVDVDWTEIERIVVDAYCLVAPKSLIAQVPGRT